A stretch of the Sulfurimonas sp. HSL3-1 genome encodes the following:
- the guaA gene encoding glutamine-hydrolyzing GMP synthase — translation MKDVSIIVLDFGSQYTQLIARRLREERIYCEIVPYFTKVEEITAKNPKGIILSGGPASVYDEDAYEVDKAIYDLGLPVMGICYGMQRIAVDFGGSVIRSDHHEYGKAELYINEEHGNVSPLFESCENGRIVWMSHSDRVDVLPEGFAPIAYSDNSPFAAIANEEKRVYAMQYHPEVQHSEEGYLMLRNFARKICGVTEKWDMGHFLKEQIAKIKEQVGEGKVLCGLSGGVDSSVVAALLYEAIGDQLIPVFVDNGLLRKGEREQVEEVFKVNLKVPLVVADASELFLERLAGVTDPETKRKTIGHTFIEVFEAEAKKHSGIKFLAQGTLYPDVIESVSVKGPSETIKSHHNVGGLPDWMDFELIEPLRELFKDEVRKLGRELGLPESMINRHPFPGPGLAIRIMGDVNKPDLNLLREADVILLDELKASGYYTRTWQAFAVLLNVKSVGVMGDNRTYDNTVCVRVVEAVDGMTATFAHLPHDLLERISRRIINEVDGINRVVYDISSKPPATIEWE, via the coding sequence GTGAAAGACGTCAGCATTATCGTACTGGATTTCGGATCGCAGTATACGCAGCTTATTGCACGCCGCCTGCGCGAGGAACGTATCTACTGTGAAATCGTTCCCTACTTCACCAAAGTCGAAGAGATCACCGCGAAAAACCCCAAAGGGATCATCCTCAGCGGCGGCCCGGCTTCGGTGTACGACGAAGATGCCTATGAAGTGGACAAGGCGATCTACGACCTCGGCCTCCCCGTGATGGGGATCTGTTACGGGATGCAGCGGATTGCCGTCGATTTCGGCGGTTCGGTCATCCGCTCCGATCACCACGAATACGGCAAGGCGGAGCTCTATATCAATGAGGAACACGGCAACGTCTCCCCGCTGTTCGAATCATGCGAGAACGGCCGCATCGTCTGGATGAGCCATAGCGACCGCGTTGACGTGCTCCCGGAGGGCTTCGCGCCGATCGCGTACTCCGACAACTCCCCCTTCGCGGCGATCGCAAATGAGGAGAAGCGCGTCTACGCCATGCAGTACCACCCGGAAGTCCAGCACAGCGAAGAGGGGTACCTCATGCTGCGCAACTTTGCCCGCAAGATCTGCGGCGTGACCGAGAAGTGGGATATGGGTCACTTCCTCAAAGAACAGATCGCGAAGATCAAAGAGCAGGTCGGCGAGGGCAAGGTGCTCTGCGGGCTCTCCGGCGGGGTCGACTCCTCTGTCGTCGCGGCGCTGCTGTACGAAGCGATCGGTGACCAGCTGATCCCGGTCTTCGTTGACAACGGGCTGCTGCGCAAGGGCGAGCGCGAACAGGTCGAGGAGGTCTTCAAGGTCAACCTGAAAGTGCCCCTCGTCGTGGCGGACGCTTCCGAGCTCTTCCTGGAGCGCCTGGCTGGCGTGACCGATCCGGAGACGAAGCGCAAGACGATCGGACACACCTTCATCGAGGTTTTCGAAGCCGAAGCGAAAAAGCACTCCGGTATCAAGTTCCTGGCACAGGGAACCCTTTACCCGGACGTCATCGAGTCCGTCTCCGTCAAAGGGCCTTCCGAGACGATCAAGTCACACCACAACGTCGGCGGCCTGCCGGACTGGATGGACTTCGAGCTGATCGAGCCCCTGCGCGAACTCTTCAAAGACGAGGTCCGCAAACTGGGGCGCGAACTGGGACTCCCCGAGTCGATGATCAACCGCCACCCCTTCCCGGGGCCTGGCCTGGCGATCCGTATCATGGGCGACGTCAACAAACCGGATCTCAACCTGCTGCGCGAAGCGGACGTCATTCTGCTCGACGAGCTCAAGGCGAGCGGTTACTATACCCGCACATGGCAGGCGTTTGCCGTGCTGCTCAACGTCAAGAGCGTCGGGGTCATGGGGGATAACCGTACTTACGACAACACGGTCTGCGTCCGCGTCGTCGAAGCGGTCGACGGTATGACGGCGACCTTCGCGCATCTGCCGCACGATCTGCTCGAGCGCATCAGCCGCCGCATTATCAATGAAGTCGACGGGATCAACCGCGTCGTCTACGATATCAGCTCCAAGCCGCCCGCAACGATCGAGTGGGAGTAA
- a CDS encoding 6-phosphofructokinase, whose translation MALAIMCSGGDAPGMNPAIKKFVDYAFKRGQKHYFIHHGLEGMIDGEITEASHSDVAGILHRGGAIIRSSRSKRFFEYEYRKQAFENLKKYDITGLVVLGGDGSFRAMQRFSEEFPLNFVGIPTTIDNDIYGTDYCLGVDTALNVIRDALDKIRDTASTFDRAFVVEVMGRECGYLAVVSALASGAEICIIPEADFNIKVAEKQLLEEVAGGRGYILAVVAEGTGKTAEIAEWLESTIGLETRVSILGHIQRGGNPTVTDRLMAFEFVIHAIDHLLHSRDANKVVYYRDGAYGLMEIDDVVSHTYTIDSELLSAINLID comes from the coding sequence ATGGCACTGGCCATCATGTGTTCGGGCGGCGATGCGCCCGGAATGAACCCCGCGATCAAGAAGTTTGTCGATTACGCCTTCAAGCGCGGGCAGAAGCACTACTTCATTCACCACGGCCTCGAGGGGATGATCGACGGCGAGATCACCGAAGCCTCCCACAGTGACGTTGCCGGGATCCTGCACCGCGGCGGTGCCATTATCCGCTCCTCCCGTTCCAAACGCTTTTTCGAATACGAATACCGCAAACAGGCCTTTGAGAATCTCAAGAAGTATGACATTACGGGGCTCGTCGTGCTGGGAGGGGACGGCTCTTTCCGTGCGATGCAGCGTTTCAGCGAGGAGTTCCCGCTCAATTTCGTCGGCATTCCGACGACGATCGACAACGATATCTACGGCACGGACTACTGCCTCGGCGTCGATACGGCGCTCAACGTCATCCGCGACGCCCTGGACAAGATCCGCGATACCGCGTCGACCTTTGACCGGGCTTTCGTCGTCGAAGTGATGGGCCGGGAGTGCGGCTATCTTGCCGTTGTTTCCGCCCTGGCCAGCGGGGCGGAGATCTGCATTATCCCCGAAGCCGATTTCAATATCAAAGTCGCAGAGAAGCAGCTGCTCGAAGAGGTGGCCGGCGGGCGCGGCTACATTCTGGCGGTGGTCGCCGAGGGAACCGGCAAGACCGCCGAGATCGCCGAGTGGCTGGAGTCGACCATCGGTCTGGAGACCAGGGTGAGTATTCTGGGGCATATCCAGCGCGGGGGGAATCCGACGGTGACGGACAGGCTGATGGCCTTTGAGTTCGTCATCCACGCCATCGACCACCTCCTGCACTCCCGCGACGCCAACAAGGTCGTCTACTACCGCGACGGGGCCTACGGCCTCATGGAGATCGATGACGTCGTTTCCCACACCTACACGATCGACAGCGAACTGCTCTCCGCCATCAACC
- a CDS encoding OmpA family protein — MRKLGFFMSTVTAAVLASTATAGDYEVTAIVGGVIPEGNLEMNKQGTIGAAVQFNAIFESIKPELELLYSPDVVYKKAGGETTITRVMLNGVHEYGPLGTAIPYMKAGLGYENMTKLKYDNEDSVMADAGLGFKFPIAEEVALKLEALYMLKYNDDRWDNNLAVLAGVNVAFGASEPAAEPAPEPAPAVADAPADSDNDGVADDADKCPGTAAGVSVDANGCALDSDSDGVVDGTDKCPDTPAGATVDAMGCQLDGDHDGVVDASDKCPDTPKGASVDELGCAVDSDGDGVSDLKDNCPNTPEGFKVDMVGCPVVKTLKIRYETASAVIAKESEGKVVEFAEFLKESPAYNVKILGHTDSRGSDKYNQGLSEARANSVRTLLIANGISEDRIIAEGKGESQPIADNGTKEGRAANRRIEVWLLK; from the coding sequence ATGCGCAAATTAGGGTTTTTCATGTCTACGGTTACCGCTGCAGTCCTTGCATCGACTGCCACAGCCGGAGATTATGAAGTGACTGCGATTGTCGGAGGGGTGATCCCGGAGGGCAATCTGGAGATGAACAAGCAGGGGACGATCGGTGCAGCGGTCCAGTTCAATGCGATCTTTGAGAGTATCAAGCCCGAGCTTGAGCTGCTCTATTCGCCGGATGTCGTCTACAAAAAAGCAGGGGGCGAGACGACGATTACCCGTGTCATGCTCAACGGTGTCCATGAATACGGCCCGCTCGGAACGGCGATCCCCTATATGAAAGCCGGTCTGGGGTATGAAAATATGACCAAGCTGAAGTATGACAATGAAGACAGCGTGATGGCCGACGCCGGCCTCGGATTCAAGTTCCCGATCGCCGAAGAGGTTGCATTGAAACTCGAAGCACTCTATATGCTGAAATACAATGACGACCGCTGGGATAACAATCTGGCCGTTCTTGCCGGTGTGAATGTTGCTTTCGGCGCTTCCGAACCGGCGGCGGAACCTGCACCGGAGCCGGCACCTGCTGTTGCCGATGCACCGGCGGACAGCGACAACGACGGGGTTGCAGATGACGCGGACAAATGTCCCGGCACGGCAGCCGGCGTGAGCGTTGATGCGAACGGATGCGCACTCGACAGTGACAGCGACGGCGTGGTCGACGGGACGGACAAGTGCCCGGATACCCCTGCAGGCGCGACAGTCGATGCTATGGGATGCCAGCTTGACGGCGACCATGACGGTGTGGTCGATGCTTCCGATAAATGCCCCGACACCCCGAAAGGCGCCAGCGTGGATGAGCTTGGATGTGCGGTAGACAGCGACGGCGACGGTGTCAGCGACCTGAAAGACAACTGTCCGAACACGCCGGAAGGCTTCAAGGTTGATATGGTCGGCTGCCCTGTTGTCAAGACGCTGAAGATCCGCTACGAGACAGCTTCTGCCGTCATCGCAAAAGAGTCCGAAGGCAAAGTCGTTGAATTCGCAGAGTTCCTCAAAGAGAGCCCTGCATACAACGTGAAGATTCTCGGCCACACGGACAGCCGCGGCAGCGACAAGTACAACCAGGGACTTTCCGAAGCACGTGCGAACAGCGTCAGAACACTCCTGATTGCCAACGGCATCTCCGAAGATCGTATCATCGCCGAAGGCAAGGGCGAGTCCCAGCCGATCGCCGACAATGGTACCAAAGAGGGCCGCGCGGCGAACCGCCGCATCGAAGTCTGGCTGCTGAAATAA
- the gap gene encoding type I glyceraldehyde-3-phosphate dehydrogenase, protein MAIKVAVNGTGRIGLIAIKIAAQRDDMELVAINTTAKPDMLEYLLKYDSVHTGIDTKVIDEHTIEVGGKPVMMFSERDPESLDFSKAGAEVVVECTGVFLTTETASKHLKGSVKKVVMSAPAKDDTPTYVIGINTDSYQGEAVISNASCTTNALAPVTKILDDTFGIENGLMTTIHSYTNDQNLLDVKHKKDMRRARAAAVNMIPTTTGAAKAIGLVMPHLQGKLNGYAMRVPTTDVSVVDLTVNLKKTTTKEEVIAAFEAAAAGEYAGRVEVDHDKRVSSDFVGSSYSCTFVPDMLSVIDGTVVKVLAWYDNEWGYTERLMDMAKFVGEH, encoded by the coding sequence ATGGCAATCAAAGTAGCGGTAAACGGAACGGGACGGATCGGCCTGATCGCGATCAAGATCGCGGCGCAGCGCGACGATATGGAACTGGTGGCGATCAATACGACCGCCAAACCGGATATGCTGGAGTACCTGCTGAAATACGACTCCGTTCACACGGGGATCGATACGAAAGTGATCGATGAGCATACCATCGAGGTCGGCGGCAAACCGGTCATGATGTTCAGCGAACGCGACCCCGAGTCCCTGGACTTCAGCAAAGCGGGCGCGGAAGTCGTCGTCGAGTGTACCGGCGTTTTCCTGACAACGGAAACGGCCTCAAAACACCTCAAGGGCAGCGTGAAAAAGGTCGTCATGTCCGCACCGGCGAAGGACGATACCCCGACATACGTCATCGGGATCAATACCGACAGTTACCAGGGCGAAGCCGTCATCTCCAACGCCAGCTGTACGACCAACGCCCTGGCGCCGGTGACGAAGATCCTCGATGACACGTTCGGGATTGAGAACGGTCTGATGACGACGATCCACTCCTATACGAACGACCAGAACCTGCTCGACGTTAAACATAAAAAAGATATGCGCCGTGCCCGTGCGGCGGCGGTCAATATGATCCCGACGACAACCGGTGCCGCCAAGGCGATCGGCCTGGTCATGCCGCACCTTCAGGGCAAGCTCAACGGGTACGCCATGCGTGTCCCGACGACGGATGTCTCCGTCGTCGACCTGACGGTCAACCTGAAAAAAACGACAACCAAAGAGGAGGTCATTGCCGCCTTCGAAGCCGCCGCGGCGGGCGAATATGCGGGCCGTGTCGAGGTCGACCACGACAAGCGCGTCTCCAGCGACTTCGTCGGTTCCTCCTACAGCTGTACCTTCGTCCCGGATATGCTCAGCGTCATCGACGGTACCGTCGTCAAGGTGCTGGCCTGGTACGACAACGAGTGGGGTTACACCGAGCGTCTGATGGACATGGCCAAGTTCGTCGGTGAACACTAA
- a CDS encoding ATP-binding protein: protein MKSIIGHCNSSIASLKLSEDLLDKNTLILGEEGAGKTNLASKIREFVIASGIPTLYMDFSDPAIDEVEARYKDEHFFYMQFEESDAFDAAFDEAVEARKHIYLAVNPSHFSNKRDVKSRLSQTISKQELLDNYYYFFHEIAQLGGFYTKFEDFLMYIFSMINMKKFGLTFLSQPHEIFENAQLKLLFTFLFLGRCSNANYYNTSELKNMKRNQFFYQRRMNHKTLLFNDIRSDVVTVDE, encoded by the coding sequence ATGAAAAGCATTATCGGTCACTGCAACAGCAGCATTGCGTCACTGAAACTCTCCGAAGACCTTCTTGACAAGAATACGCTCATCCTCGGCGAAGAGGGTGCGGGTAAAACGAATCTCGCCTCGAAGATCCGCGAGTTCGTTATCGCCAGCGGCATCCCGACGCTCTACATGGACTTTTCGGACCCCGCCATCGACGAGGTTGAAGCGCGCTACAAAGACGAGCACTTCTTCTACATGCAGTTTGAAGAGAGCGATGCCTTTGACGCGGCCTTCGACGAGGCAGTCGAGGCGCGCAAGCACATCTACCTCGCGGTCAACCCGAGCCACTTCTCCAACAAGCGTGATGTGAAAAGCCGGCTCTCACAGACGATCTCCAAGCAGGAGCTGCTGGACAACTATTACTACTTTTTCCATGAGATCGCACAGCTCGGCGGCTTTTACACGAAGTTCGAAGACTTCCTCATGTATATCTTTAGCATGATCAATATGAAAAAATTCGGGCTCACGTTCCTGTCGCAGCCCCACGAGATCTTCGAGAATGCCCAGCTCAAACTGCTGTTTACCTTCCTTTTCCTCGGACGCTGTTCCAATGCGAACTACTATAACACCTCCGAGCTCAAAAACATGAAGCGCAACCAGTTCTTCTATCAGCGTCGTATGAACCACAAGACCCTGCTGTTCAACGATATCCGGAGCGACGTCGTCACCGTCGACGAATAA
- the uvrC gene encoding excinuclease ABC subunit UvrC → MLEQIQNLPDRPGVYHYYDAGGHLLYVGKAKSLKKRVKSYFRFTPVLAPNPTLSPRIRKMLGETVSLNYIVVESEHDALILENSLIKQLKPKYNILLRDDKTYPYIYIDRALPFPRFEITRKVITGSSIEYFGPYSVGARDILDSLYDLVPLVQKQSCLAGGKTCLFYQMKQCLGPCEGLVTPEAYADLIDEAKSLIDSKRKLLSRLEARMAFYAESLRFEEAAKLRDRIERIERSEQLSKIDLANAADYDIFAVAHNDKYAAIVRLFMRRGKIVSSAFDTIRAGALFDPGELYERTLLEFYVHDQPPILAPILVADDFETRDWVASALSKHLGRKVQIHVPQRGEKRKVIDTARLNAEELLQKQRHTGAERTAEALQELCGLSAFPERVEVFDNSHLAGVAPVGAMIVAEKGTFLKKAYRHYHLESRDEYAQMREMLTRRIEGFGTNPPPDLWIIDGGRTLLLLATDLLASAGVNLDVIAVSKEKIDAKAHRAKGKAADLIHTFEETLRLPTTDPRLHWVQRLRDEAHRFAITFHKKQREKEAKSSNLLQLKGISEAKVKKLLNHFGTFEAVYAAPEEELAALLNIADAKKIKNSYR, encoded by the coding sequence ATGCTCGAACAGATTCAGAACCTGCCTGACCGTCCCGGCGTCTACCACTACTACGACGCCGGCGGCCACCTGCTCTATGTCGGCAAGGCCAAGAGCCTGAAGAAAAGGGTGAAGAGCTATTTCCGCTTTACCCCCGTGCTCGCCCCCAACCCGACCCTTTCCCCCCGCATCCGCAAGATGCTCGGCGAAACGGTCTCGCTGAACTATATCGTCGTCGAAAGCGAACACGACGCCCTGATCCTGGAAAACTCCCTGATCAAGCAGCTCAAGCCCAAATACAACATCCTGCTGCGCGACGACAAGACCTATCCCTATATCTATATCGACCGCGCGCTCCCCTTCCCCCGTTTCGAGATCACGCGCAAAGTCATTACCGGCAGCAGTATCGAATATTTCGGCCCCTATTCCGTCGGGGCGCGGGACATCCTCGACTCTCTCTACGACCTCGTACCGCTCGTGCAGAAGCAGAGCTGCCTGGCCGGGGGGAAGACCTGCCTTTTCTATCAGATGAAACAGTGCCTCGGTCCCTGCGAGGGGCTGGTGACGCCGGAGGCCTACGCCGACCTTATTGACGAGGCCAAAAGCCTCATCGATTCCAAACGGAAGCTGCTCTCCCGCCTCGAAGCACGGATGGCTTTTTACGCCGAATCGCTGCGCTTCGAAGAGGCGGCGAAACTGCGAGACCGGATCGAGCGCATCGAGCGCAGCGAACAGCTCTCCAAGATCGACCTGGCCAACGCCGCAGACTATGATATCTTTGCCGTCGCCCACAACGATAAGTATGCCGCCATCGTCCGCCTCTTCATGCGACGGGGTAAGATCGTCTCCTCCGCGTTCGACACGATCCGCGCGGGTGCACTCTTCGACCCCGGCGAACTCTACGAACGCACCCTGCTGGAGTTCTACGTCCATGACCAGCCCCCCATCCTCGCCCCCATCCTCGTCGCGGACGATTTCGAGACCCGCGATTGGGTCGCATCGGCACTCTCAAAACATCTGGGGCGCAAAGTACAGATTCACGTCCCCCAGCGCGGCGAAAAACGCAAAGTGATCGATACCGCGCGCCTCAATGCCGAGGAGCTGCTCCAGAAACAGCGGCATACGGGGGCCGAACGGACCGCGGAAGCCCTGCAGGAGCTCTGCGGACTCTCCGCCTTCCCCGAACGCGTCGAGGTCTTCGACAACTCCCACCTCGCCGGGGTCGCTCCCGTCGGGGCCATGATCGTGGCCGAAAAAGGGACGTTCCTGAAAAAAGCCTACCGCCACTACCACCTCGAATCGCGGGATGAGTACGCCCAGATGCGTGAAATGCTGACCCGCCGGATCGAGGGTTTCGGCACCAACCCGCCGCCGGACCTCTGGATCATCGACGGGGGGCGCACCCTGCTGCTGCTGGCAACGGACCTTCTCGCCTCCGCCGGGGTCAACCTCGACGTCATCGCCGTCAGCAAGGAAAAAATCGATGCCAAGGCACACCGTGCGAAAGGCAAAGCCGCCGACCTGATCCATACGTTCGAGGAGACCCTCAGACTCCCGACGACCGACCCCCGTCTGCACTGGGTGCAGCGGCTGCGGGATGAAGCCCACCGCTTTGCTATCACCTTTCACAAAAAGCAACGAGAAAAGGAGGCAAAAAGCTCAAATCTCCTGCAACTGAAGGGCATTTCTGAGGCCAAGGTCAAAAAACTTCTCAACCATTTCGGCACCTTTGAAGCCGTTTATGCAGCCCCCGAGGAGGAACTCGCCGCCCTCCTCAACATTGCTGATGCAAAAAAGATCAAAAACAGTTATCGATAA
- the nadB gene encoding L-aspartate oxidase, whose translation MQYDVLIIGAGVAGLYAALNIPTDKKVLLINKTRPWECNTYYAQGGVTTARNDADIPIHIKDTLDAGAGMCNEEAVRVLSETSQSVVRDLMARGFKFDTGENGRLLYTKEAAHSADRILHAGGDATGRHLHHFLLLNNPHPMLANATVIDFLIEAGQICGVEVVYKGERKVILAHQVILASGGVGSLYRFHTNAYSISGDIQGICVEKGIALDNMEMMQFHPTVYLGNQSVQKQLLSEALRGEGAQVEDEDGYRFLFDYDPRGELAPRDIVSRALFDYRRKTKKQIYLSFREFDPAYFHKRFPNISANLRDMGFDVPKDRVPVSPAFHYAIGGIKTDLEGHVAGVKGLYAIGEAASTGVHGANRLASNSLLEGLVFAKRATAALLSEPGSNCSTPFAPGDEPLFVEGDKEKKEQLRRIMWKFVSIVRTTEGLQEALATLDAMLASPIGRMLRLRLLTAHEIVRAALAREESVGVHYREN comes from the coding sequence ATGCAGTATGACGTCCTCATCATCGGTGCCGGGGTCGCCGGACTCTACGCCGCGCTGAACATTCCTACCGATAAAAAAGTCCTCCTCATCAACAAGACCCGCCCCTGGGAGTGCAACACCTATTACGCCCAGGGCGGCGTGACGACCGCGCGCAACGACGCCGATATCCCCATTCACATCAAAGACACCCTTGACGCGGGTGCGGGCATGTGCAACGAAGAGGCGGTCCGGGTGCTGAGCGAAACCTCGCAGAGCGTGGTTCGTGACCTGATGGCACGCGGTTTCAAGTTCGATACGGGGGAGAACGGTCGTCTGCTCTATACCAAAGAGGCGGCGCACTCCGCCGACCGTATCCTGCATGCGGGCGGCGATGCGACGGGTCGGCATCTCCACCACTTTCTGCTGCTGAATAATCCCCACCCCATGCTGGCCAACGCCACCGTCATCGATTTCCTGATCGAAGCGGGGCAGATCTGCGGGGTCGAGGTCGTTTACAAGGGCGAGCGCAAAGTGATCCTCGCACACCAGGTGATCCTCGCCAGCGGCGGGGTGGGCTCGCTGTACCGCTTCCACACGAACGCCTACAGCATTAGCGGGGATATCCAGGGCATCTGTGTCGAAAAAGGGATCGCCCTGGACAATATGGAGATGATGCAGTTCCACCCGACGGTTTACCTCGGTAACCAGTCCGTGCAGAAGCAGCTGCTTAGCGAAGCGCTGCGGGGCGAGGGGGCGCAGGTCGAGGATGAAGACGGCTACCGTTTCCTCTTCGATTACGACCCCCGGGGCGAACTTGCCCCCCGCGACATCGTCAGCCGGGCGCTTTTCGACTACCGCCGCAAGACGAAAAAGCAGATTTACCTCTCCTTCCGGGAGTTTGATCCGGCCTATTTCCATAAACGCTTCCCCAATATCAGCGCCAACCTGCGGGATATGGGTTTTGACGTTCCCAAAGACCGCGTGCCGGTCTCCCCGGCGTTTCACTACGCCATCGGCGGGATCAAGACGGACCTGGAGGGGCACGTTGCCGGTGTCAAGGGGCTTTATGCCATCGGCGAAGCGGCGTCGACGGGGGTCCACGGCGCCAACCGTCTGGCCAGCAACTCGCTGCTGGAGGGGCTGGTCTTCGCCAAACGCGCGACCGCGGCGCTTCTGAGCGAACCGGGGAGCAACTGCTCCACCCCTTTCGCCCCGGGAGATGAGCCCCTGTTTGTCGAGGGAGACAAAGAGAAAAAGGAGCAGCTGCGCCGTATAATGTGGAAATTCGTTTCCATTGTCCGGACGACAGAAGGGCTCCAGGAAGCACTGGCCACGCTCGACGCCATGCTCGCTTCCCCGATCGGCCGGATGCTGAGATTGCGCTTGTTGACGGCGCACGAGATCGTCCGCGCCGCCCTGGCCAGGGAAGAGTCGGTCGGGGTCCATTACCGCGAAAACTGA
- the lptM gene encoding LPS translocon maturation chaperone LptM produces MRSIFHMMIIAVCLLSLSGCGYKGNPYYEAPQKVR; encoded by the coding sequence ATGCGAAGCATTTTTCATATGATGATTATAGCGGTTTGCCTGTTAAGCCTTTCTGGATGCGGCTACAAGGGCAACCCCTACTACGAAGCCCCGCAAAAGGTGCGCTGA
- the nhaD gene encoding sodium:proton antiporter NhaD, whose translation MHDTMLDLTSTWVGIAVLAVFVIGYYFIATEEKYELNKAKPALFIGTFSFMLIGIYYALNGLSPDPLHEEMRTLIEEIAEIFFFLFVAMTFIETLIERGVFDVLKYKLVSKGYSYKKLFWLTGLLAFFISPVADNLTTALILSTVLFTIDRDNHKFLVPGAINIVVAANAGGAWSPFGDITTLMAWTAQKGEFIDFLFLFVPSIGGWVLTAWLLARFVPAGAPAFDASSEAAPQMRDGGMTVVYLGAATIVIAVLGHQFFHFPAMWGMVFGLALLKLYSFRLTKQKRDSFDIFVNMQKIENDTLLFFFGILSAVGALHYVGFLNYIHDLYGVIGATASNIGVGFLSAIVDNVPVMSAILKASPEMGLDQWMLVTMTAGIGGSLISFGSAAGVGVMGRLRGIYTFGAHMKYAWTILAGYLLSLALWYIQFEILGLY comes from the coding sequence ATGCATGACACCATGCTTGACCTGACCTCGACGTGGGTCGGGATCGCCGTTCTGGCCGTCTTTGTCATCGGCTATTATTTTATTGCAACGGAAGAAAAATATGAGTTGAACAAGGCCAAGCCGGCCCTGTTCATCGGAACGTTCTCGTTTATGCTGATCGGGATCTATTATGCGCTCAACGGGCTCTCTCCGGACCCGCTTCATGAGGAGATGCGCACGCTGATCGAGGAGATCGCGGAGATCTTCTTCTTCCTGTTCGTGGCGATGACTTTCATCGAGACCCTGATTGAACGGGGCGTTTTTGACGTCTTGAAATACAAGCTCGTCTCCAAGGGATACAGCTACAAGAAACTTTTCTGGCTGACGGGGCTGCTGGCGTTCTTCATCTCGCCGGTAGCCGACAACCTGACAACGGCACTGATCCTTTCGACGGTACTCTTCACGATCGACCGTGACAATCACAAGTTCCTCGTACCGGGGGCGATCAATATCGTTGTGGCGGCCAATGCGGGCGGTGCCTGGAGTCCCTTTGGAGATATTACGACCCTGATGGCGTGGACGGCGCAGAAGGGCGAATTTATCGACTTCCTTTTCCTCTTTGTCCCCTCCATCGGCGGCTGGGTCCTGACGGCATGGCTGCTGGCCCGTTTCGTTCCGGCAGGAGCGCCGGCGTTTGACGCGAGCAGCGAAGCGGCACCGCAGATGCGCGACGGCGGAATGACGGTTGTCTACCTGGGGGCTGCAACGATCGTTATTGCGGTCCTGGGACACCAGTTCTTCCACTTCCCGGCGATGTGGGGCATGGTCTTCGGTCTGGCGCTGCTCAAGCTCTACTCTTTCCGTCTGACGAAGCAGAAGCGCGATTCGTTCGATATCTTCGTCAACATGCAGAAGATCGAGAACGATACGCTGCTCTTCTTCTTCGGGATCCTCTCCGCCGTCGGTGCGCTGCACTATGTCGGTTTCCTCAACTACATCCACGATCTCTACGGGGTGATCGGTGCGACGGCGTCGAACATCGGCGTCGGCTTCCTCTCGGCGATCGTCGACAACGTCCCGGTGATGAGCGCGATCCTCAAAGCGAGCCCGGAGATGGGGCTGGATCAGTGGATGCTCGTCACGATGACGGCGGGAATCGGCGGGAGCCTGATCAGTTTCGGTTCCGCCGCCGGCGTCGGCGTTATGGGGCGTCTGCGCGGAATCTACACCTTCGGTGCGCATATGAAATACGCCTGGACGATCCTGGCGGGCTATCTCCTCTCGTTGGCCCTCTGGTACATCCAGTTCGAGATTCTCGGGCTCTACTAG
- a CDS encoding HD-GYP domain-containing protein, giving the protein MNLFESLHAQPCSIEGLRESLRQRHSQTHEHCERVVLLADAFGRACSLSPDEQVQLLYSAMFHDIGKIGIPDSILLHPDALAPEQRETMQLHSTMGEAIVRLLQLPQGDRIADHVRHHHEHFDGSGYPDRLEGEAIPRIARMLSILDSYDALRETRPYRAAMPHHDAIEIMQNESGTKHDPELLTIFLQLEVMDMIEKQYGANEK; this is encoded by the coding sequence ATGAACCTTTTCGAATCCCTCCACGCCCAGCCGTGCAGCATCGAGGGGCTGCGCGAAAGTCTTCGGCAGCGCCATAGCCAGACCCATGAGCATTGCGAGCGGGTCGTCCTGCTTGCCGACGCCTTCGGCCGCGCCTGTTCCCTCTCTCCCGACGAGCAGGTTCAGCTGCTCTACAGTGCGATGTTCCATGATATCGGCAAAATCGGCATTCCCGACAGCATCCTCTTGCACCCGGATGCCCTTGCGCCCGAACAGCGCGAAACAATGCAGTTGCACTCCACCATGGGCGAAGCGATCGTCCGCCTGCTGCAGCTCCCTCAGGGCGACAGGATCGCCGACCATGTACGGCATCACCACGAACACTTTGACGGCAGCGGCTACCCCGACAGGCTAGAGGGCGAGGCGATCCCCCGCATCGCCCGGATGCTCTCCATCCTCGACAGCTACGACGCCCTGCGCGAAACGCGCCCCTACCGCGCGGCCATGCCGCACCACGATGCCATTGAGATTATGCAAAACGAAAGCGGTACCAAGCACGACCCGGAACTGCTGACAATTTTTTTGCAGCTGGAAGTGATGGATATGATTGAAAAACAGTATGGTGCAAATGAAAAGTAG